A stretch of DNA from Eschrichtius robustus isolate mEscRob2 chromosome 12, mEscRob2.pri, whole genome shotgun sequence:
CCAAAACCATAAAGGGTGCGTCCCTGGCGCTTGAGCGCGTAGACCACGTCCATGGCGGTGACAGTCTTGCGCTTGGCGTGCTCGGTGTAAGTGACAGCGTCCCGAATCACGTTCTCCAGGAACACCTTCAGCACCCCGCGGGTCTCCTCGTAGATAAGGCCGGAGATGCGCTTGACACCACCACGCCGGGCCAGACGCCGAATGGCGGGCTTGGTGATGCCCTGAATATTATCACGCAGGACCTTGCGGTGGCGTTTGGCGCCCCCCTTTCCGAGACCCTTCCCCCCCTTCCCACGACCAGACATAACGAACACTTCGAGGCCCACCAAAGCCTAGCTACTACAGCTCG
This window harbors:
- the LOC137772916 gene encoding histone H4 translates to MSGRGKGGKGLGKGGAKRHRKVLRDNIQGITKPAIRRLARRGGVKRISGLIYEETRGVLKVFLENVIRDAVTYTEHAKRKTVTAMDVVYALKRQGRTLYGFGG